The following are encoded together in the Bubalus bubalis isolate 160015118507 breed Murrah chromosome 14, NDDB_SH_1, whole genome shotgun sequence genome:
- the RRBP1 gene encoding ribosome-binding protein 1 isoform X1, with product MDIYDTQTLGVVVFGGFMVVSAIGIFLVSTFSMKETSYEEALANQRKEMAKTNHQKVEKKKKEKTVEKKGKTKKKEEKPNGKIPDHEPSPGVTILPKDPAWAPAVAVAPASVQSPVVTAPVATVSAMPQEKLASSPKDKKKKEKKVAKVEPAVSSVVNSIQVLASKAAILEAAPKEVPMVVVSPVGAKGSAPATSSTQGKKGEGAQNQGKKGEGAQNQGKKGEGAQNQGKKGEGAQNQGKKGEGAQNQGKKGEGAQNQGKKGEGAQNQGKKGEGAQNQGKKGEGAQNQGKKGEGAQNQGKKAEGAQNQGKNAEGAQNQGKKADGAQNQGKKAEGAQNQGKKAEGAQNQGKKAEGAQNQGKKSEGAQNQGKKAEGAQNQGKKVEGAQNQGKKAEGAQNQGKKAEGAQNQGKKSEGAQNQGKKSEGAQNQGKKAEGAQNQGKKAEGAQNQGKKAEGAQNQGKKAEGAQNQGKKSEGAQNQGKKSEGTPNQSKKVEGAQNQGKKTEGAQNQGKKAEGAQNQGKKSEGAQNQGKKAEGTPNQGKKAEGAQNQGKKVEGAQNQGKKAEGNQNQGKKSEGTPNQGKKAEGGQNQGKKSEGAQNQSKKAEGAQNQGKKAEGAQNQGKKAEGNQNQGKKAEGNQNQGRKEQNTLDQGKMVEVVQNQSKKADGTPNQGKKAEGAQNQGRKAEGTPNQGKKAEGAQNQGKKAEGAQNQGRKAEAGQNQGKKADSVANQGTKVEGIANQGKKADGTPNQGKKAEGTSNQGKKSEGSPNQGKKVDASANQGKKAESAPTQGKNADMVQSQEAPKQEAPAKKKSGSKKKSEPGPPDANGTLHLPYKTLVSAVGSMVLSEGEAQRLMEILADKAGIVQDTWHKATQKGDPVVILKRQLEEKEKLLATEQEDAAVAKSKLRELNKELAAEKAKAAAGEAKVKKQLVAREQEITAVQARMQASYREHVKEVQQLQGKIRTLQEQLENGPSAQLARLQQENSILRDALNQATSQVESKQNAELAKLRQELGKVSKELVEKSEAARQEEQQRKALEAKAAAVEKQVLQLQASHKESEEALQKRLDEVSRELCRAQSSHASLRADAEKAREQQQQMAELHGKLQSSEAEVRGKCEELRGLHGQLDEARAQNSQLTERIRSIEALLEASQAQDAQASRVEADQQQARLMELESQVWCLEKEATELREAVEQQKAKNNDLREKNWKAMEALASAEKSCEEKLRSLTQAKEESEKQLSLTEAQTKEALLALLPGLPTSTNQSYAEWLQELKENACLELLKRPQASPEPSDLAAKLREAEETQSGLQAECDQYRSILAETEAMLKALQKSVEEEEQVWKARVSAAEEELQESRVTVKHLEEVVEKLKGELESSDQVKEHTWRLEAELEKHVAAASAECQSYAQEVAGLRQLLLESQSQLDAAKSEAQKQSDELALVRQQLSEMKSHVEDGDVAEAPRAEQDPAELKTQLERTEALLGDEQTRRQKLTAEFEEAQLVASQLQAELEKLRCTSALGSSEVEEAAQLKERLEKEKKLTGDLGRAATKLQELLKTTQEQLAKEKDTVQKLQERLDRPEDGSSKEGTSV from the exons ATGGATATTTACGACACTCAGACCTTGGGGGTTGTGGTCTTTGGTGGATTCATGGTTGTTTCTGCCATCGGCATCTTCCTCGTGTCAACCTTCTCCATGAAGGAGACGTCGTATGAAGAAGCTCTGGCCAACCAGCGCAAGGAAATGGCGAAGACCAACCaccagaaagtggagaagaagaagaaggagaagacagtggagaagaaaggaaagaccaagaaaaaggaggagaagcCCAACGGGAAGATACCTGACCATGAGCCCAGCCCTGGAGTGACCATCCTCCCCAAGGACCCAGCGTGGGCACCCGCAGTGGCGGTGGCCCCAGCCTCAGTCCAGTCCCCTGTGGTCACTGCCCCTGTAGCCACAGTATCAGCCATGCCCCAAGAGAAGCTGGCTTCTTCCCCAAAGGacaaaaagaagaaggagaaaaaagtggCAAAGGTGGAACCAGCAGTCAGCTCTGTAGTGAATTCCATCCAGGTTCTTGCCTCAAAGGCTGCCATCTTGGAAGCTGCTCCCAAGGAGGTGCCTATGGTGGTGGTGTCCCCAGTGGGCGCCAAAGGTAGTGCCCCTGCTACTAGCTCTACACAGGGCAAGAAGGGAGAGGGGGCCCAGAACCAAGGCAAGAAGGGAGAGGGGGCCCAGAACCAAGGCAAGAAGGGAGAGGGGGCCCAGAACCAAGGCAAGAAGGGAGAGGGGGCCCAGAACCAAGGCAAGAAGGGAGAGGGGGCCCAGAACCAAGGCAAGAAGGGAGAGGGGGCCCAGAACCAAGGCAAGAAGGGAGAGGGGGCCCAGAACCAAGGCAAGAAGGGAGAGGGGGCCCAGAACCAAGGCAAGAAGGGAGAGGGGGCCCAGAACCAAGGCAAGAAGGGAGAGGGTGCCCAGAACCAAGGCAAGAAAGCAGAGGGTGCCCAGAACCAAGGCAAAAATGCAGAGGGCGCCCAGAACCAAGGCAAGAAGGCAGACGGGGCCCAGAACCAAGGCAAGAAGGCAGAGGGGGCCCAGAACCAAGGCAAAAAAGCAGAGGGTGCCCAGAACCAAGGCAAGAAGGCAGAGGGGGCCCAGAACCAAGGCAAGAAATCAGAGGGGGCCCAGAACCAAGGCAAGAAGGCAGAGGGGGCCCAGAACCAGGGCAAGAAGGTAGAGGGTGCCCAGAACCAGGGCAAGAAGGCAGAAGGGGCCCAGAACCAAGGCAAGAAGGCAGAGGGCGCCCAGAACCAAGGCAAGAAATCAGAGGGTGCCCAGAATCAGGGCAAGAAATCAGAGGGGGCCCAGAACCAAGGCAAGAAGGCAGAGGGCGCCCAGAACCAGGGCAAGAAGGCAGAGGGGGCCCAGAACCAAGGCAAGAAGGCAGAGGGGGCCCAGAACCAAGGCAAGAAGGCAGAGGGGGCCCAGAACCAAGGCAAGAAATCAGAGGGGGCCCAGAACCAAGGCAAGAAATCAGAGGGGACCCCCAACCAGAGCAAGAAGGTAGAGGGGGCCCAGAACCAAGGCAAGAAGACAGAGGGGGCCCAGAATCAAGGCAAGAAGGCAGAGGGGGCCCAGAACCAAGGCAAGAAATCAGAGGGGGCCCAGAACCAAGGCAAGAAGGCAGAAGGAACCCCCAACCAGGGCAAGAAGGCAGAGGGGGCCCAAAACCAGGGCAAGAAGGTAGAGGGGGCCCAGAACCAGGGCAAGAAGGCAGAGGGGAACCAGAACCAGGGAAAGAAATCAGAGGGAACCCCCAACCAGGGCAAAAAGGCAGAGGGGGGCCAGAACCAAGGGAAGAAATCAGAGGGGGCCCAGAACCAGAGTAAAAAGGCAGAGGGGGCCCAGAACCAAGGCAAGAAAGCAGAGGGGGCCCAGAACCAGGGCAAAAAGGCAGAGGGGAACCAGAACCAGGGCAAAAAGGCAGAGGGGAACCAGAATCAGGGCAGAAAAGAGCAGAATACCCTGGACCAGGGCAAAATGGTAGAAGTGGTTCAAAACCAGAGTAAAAAAGCAGACGGGACCCCCAACCAGGGCAAGAAGGCAGAGGGGGCCCAGAACCAGGGTAGGAAGGCAGAAGGGACCCCCAATCAGGGCAAAAAGGCAGAGGGAGCCCAGAACCAGGGCAAGAAGGCAGAGGGGGCCCAGAACCAGGGCAGAAAAGCGGAGGCAGGCCAGAATCAGGGCAAAAAGGCAGATTCAGTTGCTAATCAGGGCACAAAGGTGGAGGGTATTGCGAACCAGGGGAAAAAAGCAGATGGGACCCCAAATCAAGGGAAAAAGGCAGAGGGAACCTCGAACCAAGGCAAAAAGTCAGAAGGGTCCCCCAACCAGGGCAAGAAGGTGGATGCATCTGCCAATCAGGGTAAAAAGGCAGAGTCAGCTCCTACCCAGGGCAAAAATGCAGACATGGTCCAGAGCCAGGAAGCACCAAAGCAAGAGGCTCCTGCAAAGAAGAAGTCTGGGTCAAAGAAGAAGAGTGAGCCTG GGCCCCCAGATGCCAATGGCACTCTACACTTGCCCTACAAGACGCTGGTCTCCGCTGTTGGAAGCATGGTGCTCAGCGAGGGAGAGGCCCAGCGGCTCATGGAGATCCTGGCCGACAAGGCGGGCATTGTGCAGGACACGTGGCACAAG GCCACTCAGAAGGGCGACCCCGTAGTGATTCTGAAACGCCAGTtggaagagaaggagaagctgCTGGCCACAGAGCAGGAGGATGCGGCCGTCGCCAAGAGCAAGCTGCGGGAGCTCAACAAG GAGCTGGCAGCAGAAAAGGCCAAGGCAGCCGCCGGGGAGGCCAAAGTGAAGAAGCAGCTGGTAGCCCGGGAGCAGGAGATCACAGCCGTGCAGGCGCGCATGCAGGCCAGCTACCGGGAGCACGTGAAGGAGGTGCAGCAGCTGCAGGGCAAG ATCCGGACACTGCAGGAGCAGCTGGAGAATGGCCCCAGCGCGCAGCTGGCCCGCTTGCAGCAGGAGAACTCCATCCTGAGGGACGCCTTGAACCAGGCCACGAGCCAGGTGGAGAGCAA GCAGAATGCAGAGCTGGCCAAGCTCCGGCAGGAGCTGGGCAAGGTCAGCAAGGAGCTGGTGGAGAAGTCGGAGGCCGCGCGGCAGGAGGAGCAGCAGCGGAAGGCCCTGGAGGCCAAGGCGGCCGCCGTGGAGAAACAGGTCCTGCAGTTGCAG GCATCTCACAAGGAGAGCGAGGAGGCCCTGCAGAAGCGCCTGGACGAGGTCAGCCGGGAGCTGTGCCGCGCGCAGAGCAGCCACGCCAGCCTCCGGGCAGACGCCGAGAAGGCccgggagcagcagcagcagatggcag AGCTGCACGGCAAGCTGCAGTCCTCCGAGGCCGAGGTGAGGGGCAAGTGTGAGGAGCTGCGTGGTCTCCATGGGCAGCTGGACGAGGCCCGGGCGCAGAACTCACAGCTCACGGAGAGGATCCGCTCCATCGAGGCCCTGCTGGAGGCCAGCCAGGCCCAGGACGCCCAG GCCAGTCGAGTGGAGGCCGACCAGCAGCAGGCCCG CCTCATGGAGCTGGAGTCACAGGTGTGGTGCCTGGAGAAGGAGGCCACGGAGCTCAGGGAGGCGGTGGAGCAGCAGAAGGCGAAGAACAAT GACCTCCGAGAGAAGAACTGGAAGGCCATGGAGGCTCTGGCCTCGGCCGAGAAGAGCTGCGAGGAGAAGCTGCGGTCCCTGACTCAGGCCAAG GAGGAATCAGAGAAGCAACTCAGCCTGACGGAGGCCCAGACCAAGGAGGCCCTGCTGGCCCTGCTCCCGGGGCTCCCCACCTCCACCAACCAG AGTTATGCCGAGTGGTTGCAGGAGCTCAAAGAGAATGCCTGCTTGGAGTTGTTGAAGCGGCCACAGGCGAGCCCGGAGCCTTCG GACTTGGCCGCCAAGCTGAGGGAGGCGGAGGAGACGCAGAGTGGCCTGCAGGCCGAGTGTGACCAGTACCGCAGCATCCTGGCCGAGACG GAGGCCATGCTAAAGGCACTGCAGAAGAGcgtggaggaggaggaacaggtgTGGAAGGCCCGGGTGAGCGCCGCGGAGGAGGAGCTCCAGGAG TCACGGGTCACCGTGAAACATCTCGAAGAGGTTGTCGAGAAGCTCAAAGGGGAACTTGAAAGTTCTGATCAG GTGAAGGAGCACACCTGGCGCCTGGAGGCCGAGCTGGAGAAGCACGTGGCGGCTGCCAGTGCCGAGTGCCAGAGCTATGCCCAGGAGGTGGCGGGG TTGAGGCAGCTCTTATTAGAATCTCAGTCTCAGCTGGATGCAGCCAAAAGTGAAGCCCAGAAACAAAGCGACGAGCTTGCCCTG GTCAGGCAGCAGCTGAGTGAGATGAAGAGCCATGTGGAGGATGGTGACGTGGCTGAGGCCCCCCGAGCAGAGCAGGACCCCGCTGAG CTGAAGACGCAGCTGGAACGGACGGAAGCCCTGCTGGGGGACGAGCAGACGCGGCGGCAGAAACTCACAGCCGAGTTTGAGGAG GCTCAGCTCGTGGCGAGTCAGCTGCAGGCGGAGTTGGAGAAGCTCCGTTGCACCAGCGCCCTTGGGTCTTCGGAGGTGGAGGAGGCTGCACAGCTGAAG GAGAGgctagagaaagagaagaagttaACTGGTGACCTTGGACGTGCGGCCACCAAGCTGCAGGAGCTTTTGAAGACGACCCAGGAGCAGCTGGCGAAAGAGAAGGACACggtgcagaagctgcaggagcgGCTGGACAGACCA GAGGACGGCAGCTCAAAGGAAGGCACTTCTGTCTGA
- the RRBP1 gene encoding ribosome-binding protein 1 isoform X2 — MDIYDTQTLGVVVFGGFMVVSAIGIFLVSTFSMKETSYEEALANQRKEMAKTNHQKVEKKKKEKTVEKKGKTKKKEEKPNGKIPDHEPSPGVTILPKDPAWAPAVAVAPASVQSPVVTAPVATVSAMPQEKLASSPKDKKKKEKKVAKVEPAVSSVVNSIQVLASKAAILEAAPKEVPMVVVSPVGAKGSAPATSSTQGKKGEGAQNQGKKGEGAQNQGKKGEGAQNQGKKGEGAQNQGKKGEGAQNQGKKGEGAQNQGKKGEGAQNQGKKGEGAQNQGKKGEGAQNQGKKAEGAQNQGKNAEGAQNQGKKADGAQNQGKKAEGAQNQGKKAEGAQNQGKKAEGAQNQGKKSEGAQNQGKKAEGAQNQGKKVEGAQNQGKKAEGAQNQGKKAEGAQNQGKKSEGAQNQGKKSEGAQNQGKKAEGAQNQGKKAEGAQNQGKKAEGAQNQGKKAEGAQNQGKKSEGAQNQGKKSEGTPNQSKKVEGAQNQGKKTEGAQNQGKKAEGAQNQGKKSEGAQNQGKKAEGTPNQGKKAEGAQNQGKKVEGAQNQGKKAEGNQNQGKKSEGTPNQGKKAEGGQNQGKKSEGAQNQSKKAEGAQNQGKKAEGAQNQGKKAEGNQNQGKKAEGNQNQGRKEQNTLDQGKMVEVVQNQSKKADGTPNQGKKAEGAQNQGRKAEGTPNQGKKAEGAQNQGKKAEGAQNQGRKAEAGQNQGKKADSVANQGTKVEGIANQGKKADGTPNQGKKAEGTSNQGKKSEGSPNQGKKVDASANQGKKAESAPTQGKNADMVQSQEAPKQEAPAKKKSGSKKKSEPGPPDANGTLHLPYKTLVSAVGSMVLSEGEAQRLMEILADKAGIVQDTWHKATQKGDPVVILKRQLEEKEKLLATEQEDAAVAKSKLRELNKELAAEKAKAAAGEAKVKKQLVAREQEITAVQARMQASYREHVKEVQQLQGKIRTLQEQLENGPSAQLARLQQENSILRDALNQATSQVESKQNAELAKLRQELGKVSKELVEKSEAARQEEQQRKALEAKAAAVEKQVLQLQASHKESEEALQKRLDEVSRELCRAQSSHASLRADAEKAREQQQQMAELHGKLQSSEAEVRGKCEELRGLHGQLDEARAQNSQLTERIRSIEALLEASQAQDAQASRVEADQQQARLMELESQVWCLEKEATELREAVEQQKAKNNDLREKNWKAMEALASAEKSCEEKLRSLTQAKEESEKQLSLTEAQTKEALLALLPGLPTSTNQSYAEWLQELKENACLELLKRPQASPEPSDLAAKLREAEETQSGLQAECDQYRSILAETEAMLKALQKSVEEEEQVWKARVSAAEEELQESRVTVKHLEEVVEKLKGELESSDQVKEHTWRLEAELEKHVAAASAECQSYAQEVAGLRQLLLESQSQLDAAKSEAQKQSDELALVRQQLSEMKSHVEDGDVAEAPRAEQDPAELKTQLERTEALLGDEQTRRQKLTAEFEEAQLVASQLQAELEKLRCTSALGSSEVEEAAQLKERLEKEKKLTGDLGRAATKLQELLKTTQEQLAKEKDTVQKLQERLDRPEDGSSKEGTSV; from the exons ATGGATATTTACGACACTCAGACCTTGGGGGTTGTGGTCTTTGGTGGATTCATGGTTGTTTCTGCCATCGGCATCTTCCTCGTGTCAACCTTCTCCATGAAGGAGACGTCGTATGAAGAAGCTCTGGCCAACCAGCGCAAGGAAATGGCGAAGACCAACCaccagaaagtggagaagaagaagaaggagaagacagtggagaagaaaggaaagaccaagaaaaaggaggagaagcCCAACGGGAAGATACCTGACCATGAGCCCAGCCCTGGAGTGACCATCCTCCCCAAGGACCCAGCGTGGGCACCCGCAGTGGCGGTGGCCCCAGCCTCAGTCCAGTCCCCTGTGGTCACTGCCCCTGTAGCCACAGTATCAGCCATGCCCCAAGAGAAGCTGGCTTCTTCCCCAAAGGacaaaaagaagaaggagaaaaaagtggCAAAGGTGGAACCAGCAGTCAGCTCTGTAGTGAATTCCATCCAGGTTCTTGCCTCAAAGGCTGCCATCTTGGAAGCTGCTCCCAAGGAGGTGCCTATGGTGGTGGTGTCCCCAGTGGGCGCCAAAGGTAGTGCCCCTGCTACTAGCTCTACACAGG GCAAGAAGGGAGAGGGGGCCCAGAACCAAGGCAAGAAGGGAGAGGGGGCCCAGAACCAAGGCAAGAAGGGAGAGGGGGCCCAGAACCAAGGCAAGAAGGGAGAGGGGGCCCAGAACCAAGGCAAGAAGGGAGAGGGGGCCCAGAACCAAGGCAAGAAGGGAGAGGGGGCCCAGAACCAAGGCAAGAAGGGAGAGGGGGCCCAGAACCAAGGCAAGAAGGGAGAGGGGGCCCAGAACCAAGGCAAGAAGGGAGAGGGTGCCCAGAACCAAGGCAAGAAAGCAGAGGGTGCCCAGAACCAAGGCAAAAATGCAGAGGGCGCCCAGAACCAAGGCAAGAAGGCAGACGGGGCCCAGAACCAAGGCAAGAAGGCAGAGGGGGCCCAGAACCAAGGCAAAAAAGCAGAGGGTGCCCAGAACCAAGGCAAGAAGGCAGAGGGGGCCCAGAACCAAGGCAAGAAATCAGAGGGGGCCCAGAACCAAGGCAAGAAGGCAGAGGGGGCCCAGAACCAGGGCAAGAAGGTAGAGGGTGCCCAGAACCAGGGCAAGAAGGCAGAAGGGGCCCAGAACCAAGGCAAGAAGGCAGAGGGCGCCCAGAACCAAGGCAAGAAATCAGAGGGTGCCCAGAATCAGGGCAAGAAATCAGAGGGGGCCCAGAACCAAGGCAAGAAGGCAGAGGGCGCCCAGAACCAGGGCAAGAAGGCAGAGGGGGCCCAGAACCAAGGCAAGAAGGCAGAGGGGGCCCAGAACCAAGGCAAGAAGGCAGAGGGGGCCCAGAACCAAGGCAAGAAATCAGAGGGGGCCCAGAACCAAGGCAAGAAATCAGAGGGGACCCCCAACCAGAGCAAGAAGGTAGAGGGGGCCCAGAACCAAGGCAAGAAGACAGAGGGGGCCCAGAATCAAGGCAAGAAGGCAGAGGGGGCCCAGAACCAAGGCAAGAAATCAGAGGGGGCCCAGAACCAAGGCAAGAAGGCAGAAGGAACCCCCAACCAGGGCAAGAAGGCAGAGGGGGCCCAAAACCAGGGCAAGAAGGTAGAGGGGGCCCAGAACCAGGGCAAGAAGGCAGAGGGGAACCAGAACCAGGGAAAGAAATCAGAGGGAACCCCCAACCAGGGCAAAAAGGCAGAGGGGGGCCAGAACCAAGGGAAGAAATCAGAGGGGGCCCAGAACCAGAGTAAAAAGGCAGAGGGGGCCCAGAACCAAGGCAAGAAAGCAGAGGGGGCCCAGAACCAGGGCAAAAAGGCAGAGGGGAACCAGAACCAGGGCAAAAAGGCAGAGGGGAACCAGAATCAGGGCAGAAAAGAGCAGAATACCCTGGACCAGGGCAAAATGGTAGAAGTGGTTCAAAACCAGAGTAAAAAAGCAGACGGGACCCCCAACCAGGGCAAGAAGGCAGAGGGGGCCCAGAACCAGGGTAGGAAGGCAGAAGGGACCCCCAATCAGGGCAAAAAGGCAGAGGGAGCCCAGAACCAGGGCAAGAAGGCAGAGGGGGCCCAGAACCAGGGCAGAAAAGCGGAGGCAGGCCAGAATCAGGGCAAAAAGGCAGATTCAGTTGCTAATCAGGGCACAAAGGTGGAGGGTATTGCGAACCAGGGGAAAAAAGCAGATGGGACCCCAAATCAAGGGAAAAAGGCAGAGGGAACCTCGAACCAAGGCAAAAAGTCAGAAGGGTCCCCCAACCAGGGCAAGAAGGTGGATGCATCTGCCAATCAGGGTAAAAAGGCAGAGTCAGCTCCTACCCAGGGCAAAAATGCAGACATGGTCCAGAGCCAGGAAGCACCAAAGCAAGAGGCTCCTGCAAAGAAGAAGTCTGGGTCAAAGAAGAAGAGTGAGCCTG GGCCCCCAGATGCCAATGGCACTCTACACTTGCCCTACAAGACGCTGGTCTCCGCTGTTGGAAGCATGGTGCTCAGCGAGGGAGAGGCCCAGCGGCTCATGGAGATCCTGGCCGACAAGGCGGGCATTGTGCAGGACACGTGGCACAAG GCCACTCAGAAGGGCGACCCCGTAGTGATTCTGAAACGCCAGTtggaagagaaggagaagctgCTGGCCACAGAGCAGGAGGATGCGGCCGTCGCCAAGAGCAAGCTGCGGGAGCTCAACAAG GAGCTGGCAGCAGAAAAGGCCAAGGCAGCCGCCGGGGAGGCCAAAGTGAAGAAGCAGCTGGTAGCCCGGGAGCAGGAGATCACAGCCGTGCAGGCGCGCATGCAGGCCAGCTACCGGGAGCACGTGAAGGAGGTGCAGCAGCTGCAGGGCAAG ATCCGGACACTGCAGGAGCAGCTGGAGAATGGCCCCAGCGCGCAGCTGGCCCGCTTGCAGCAGGAGAACTCCATCCTGAGGGACGCCTTGAACCAGGCCACGAGCCAGGTGGAGAGCAA GCAGAATGCAGAGCTGGCCAAGCTCCGGCAGGAGCTGGGCAAGGTCAGCAAGGAGCTGGTGGAGAAGTCGGAGGCCGCGCGGCAGGAGGAGCAGCAGCGGAAGGCCCTGGAGGCCAAGGCGGCCGCCGTGGAGAAACAGGTCCTGCAGTTGCAG GCATCTCACAAGGAGAGCGAGGAGGCCCTGCAGAAGCGCCTGGACGAGGTCAGCCGGGAGCTGTGCCGCGCGCAGAGCAGCCACGCCAGCCTCCGGGCAGACGCCGAGAAGGCccgggagcagcagcagcagatggcag AGCTGCACGGCAAGCTGCAGTCCTCCGAGGCCGAGGTGAGGGGCAAGTGTGAGGAGCTGCGTGGTCTCCATGGGCAGCTGGACGAGGCCCGGGCGCAGAACTCACAGCTCACGGAGAGGATCCGCTCCATCGAGGCCCTGCTGGAGGCCAGCCAGGCCCAGGACGCCCAG GCCAGTCGAGTGGAGGCCGACCAGCAGCAGGCCCG CCTCATGGAGCTGGAGTCACAGGTGTGGTGCCTGGAGAAGGAGGCCACGGAGCTCAGGGAGGCGGTGGAGCAGCAGAAGGCGAAGAACAAT GACCTCCGAGAGAAGAACTGGAAGGCCATGGAGGCTCTGGCCTCGGCCGAGAAGAGCTGCGAGGAGAAGCTGCGGTCCCTGACTCAGGCCAAG GAGGAATCAGAGAAGCAACTCAGCCTGACGGAGGCCCAGACCAAGGAGGCCCTGCTGGCCCTGCTCCCGGGGCTCCCCACCTCCACCAACCAG AGTTATGCCGAGTGGTTGCAGGAGCTCAAAGAGAATGCCTGCTTGGAGTTGTTGAAGCGGCCACAGGCGAGCCCGGAGCCTTCG GACTTGGCCGCCAAGCTGAGGGAGGCGGAGGAGACGCAGAGTGGCCTGCAGGCCGAGTGTGACCAGTACCGCAGCATCCTGGCCGAGACG GAGGCCATGCTAAAGGCACTGCAGAAGAGcgtggaggaggaggaacaggtgTGGAAGGCCCGGGTGAGCGCCGCGGAGGAGGAGCTCCAGGAG TCACGGGTCACCGTGAAACATCTCGAAGAGGTTGTCGAGAAGCTCAAAGGGGAACTTGAAAGTTCTGATCAG GTGAAGGAGCACACCTGGCGCCTGGAGGCCGAGCTGGAGAAGCACGTGGCGGCTGCCAGTGCCGAGTGCCAGAGCTATGCCCAGGAGGTGGCGGGG TTGAGGCAGCTCTTATTAGAATCTCAGTCTCAGCTGGATGCAGCCAAAAGTGAAGCCCAGAAACAAAGCGACGAGCTTGCCCTG GTCAGGCAGCAGCTGAGTGAGATGAAGAGCCATGTGGAGGATGGTGACGTGGCTGAGGCCCCCCGAGCAGAGCAGGACCCCGCTGAG CTGAAGACGCAGCTGGAACGGACGGAAGCCCTGCTGGGGGACGAGCAGACGCGGCGGCAGAAACTCACAGCCGAGTTTGAGGAG GCTCAGCTCGTGGCGAGTCAGCTGCAGGCGGAGTTGGAGAAGCTCCGTTGCACCAGCGCCCTTGGGTCTTCGGAGGTGGAGGAGGCTGCACAGCTGAAG GAGAGgctagagaaagagaagaagttaACTGGTGACCTTGGACGTGCGGCCACCAAGCTGCAGGAGCTTTTGAAGACGACCCAGGAGCAGCTGGCGAAAGAGAAGGACACggtgcagaagctgcaggagcgGCTGGACAGACCA GAGGACGGCAGCTCAAAGGAAGGCACTTCTGTCTGA